The Nostoc sp. 'Lobaria pulmonaria (5183) cyanobiont' genome window below encodes:
- the acsF gene encoding magnesium-protoporphyrin IX monomethyl ester (oxidative) cyclase translates to MVDSLKKPGFEEIRPGIKVPAKETLLTPRFYTTDFDEMARMDISVNEDELRAILEEFRTDYNRHHFVRDAEFEQSWDHIDGETRKLFVEFLERSCTAEFSGFLLYKELGRRLKGKSPVLAECFNLMSRDEARHAGFLNKALSDFNMSLDLGFLTKSRSYTFFKPKFIFYATYLSEKIGYWRYITIYRHLEAHPEDRVYPIFRFFENWCQDENRHGDFFDAIMKSQPQILNDWKAKLWSRFFLLSVFATMYLNDIQRKDFYATLGLDAREYDIHVIQKTNENAGRVFPLMLDVENPEFYQRLDTCISNNEKLGAIANSNTPKFLQFFQKLPHYISTGWQLLRLYLMKPIDTVSAQGAVR, encoded by the coding sequence ATGGTAGATTCCCTCAAAAAACCAGGCTTTGAAGAAATCCGGCCAGGGATTAAAGTCCCGGCAAAAGAAACCCTGTTAACACCTCGGTTTTATACTACCGATTTTGATGAAATGGCACGGATGGATATCTCCGTCAATGAAGATGAGTTAAGAGCCATTCTTGAAGAGTTTCGCACTGACTACAACCGCCACCACTTTGTTCGGGATGCCGAGTTTGAACAATCCTGGGATCATATTGACGGGGAAACTCGCAAGTTGTTCGTTGAATTTCTAGAACGTTCTTGTACGGCAGAGTTTTCCGGCTTTTTGCTGTATAAAGAACTTGGTCGTCGCTTGAAAGGCAAAAGCCCCGTCTTGGCAGAGTGTTTTAACCTGATGTCACGGGATGAAGCGCGTCACGCTGGCTTTTTGAATAAAGCTTTGTCGGACTTTAATATGTCCCTAGATTTAGGGTTTTTGACTAAGAGTCGCAGTTATACCTTCTTTAAACCGAAATTCATCTTTTACGCTACTTATCTTTCTGAGAAGATCGGTTATTGGCGCTATATCACCATTTATCGCCATTTAGAAGCACATCCCGAAGACCGGGTTTATCCAATCTTCCGGTTCTTTGAGAACTGGTGTCAAGATGAAAACCGTCACGGCGATTTCTTTGATGCGATCATGAAATCTCAGCCGCAAATATTGAATGATTGGAAAGCAAAGCTATGGAGTCGTTTCTTCCTGTTGTCGGTGTTTGCGACCATGTATCTTAATGACATCCAACGCAAGGACTTTTATGCCACCCTTGGATTGGATGCGCGAGAATACGACATCCATGTTATTCAGAAGACTAACGAGAATGCGGGTAGGGTATTCCCACTGATGCTGGATGTAGAAAATCCAGAGTTTTATCAGCGATTGGATACTTGTATCAGCAATAATGAGAAGTTGGGTGCGATCGCTAACTCCAACACTCCCAAATTCCTGCAATTTTTCCAAAAACTGCCGCATTACATCTCCACTGGCTGGCAGTTATTGCGGCTGTACCTGATGAAACCGATTGATACTGTTTCTGCTCAAGGGGCAGTTCGTTAA
- a CDS encoding thioredoxin family protein, with protein MALTTSTMLPLGTKAPDFNLPEVVSGKATSLSTFAEKKALLVMFICRHCPFVKHVQNELVQLGRDYFTGDLAIVAISANDAKNYPDDAPESLQAFSTEQGLNFTLCYDESQETAKAYTAACTPDFFVFDGDRQLVYRGQLDDSRPSNGKPVTGADLRAAIEAVLAGKPVTSEQKPSVGCNIKWKPGNQPSYFG; from the coding sequence ATGGCTTTAACTACTTCAACTATGTTGCCACTAGGCACTAAAGCGCCAGATTTTAATCTACCGGAAGTAGTATCTGGAAAGGCAACTTCACTTTCTACCTTTGCAGAAAAAAAAGCACTATTGGTAATGTTTATTTGTCGGCATTGCCCGTTTGTAAAACACGTCCAAAACGAATTAGTGCAGTTAGGAAGAGATTATTTTACAGGTGATTTAGCGATCGTTGCCATCAGTGCTAACGATGCAAAGAATTACCCCGATGATGCGCCAGAGTCGTTACAAGCATTTTCCACGGAACAAGGGTTAAATTTTACCTTATGCTACGACGAGAGCCAGGAAACGGCTAAGGCTTACACCGCAGCTTGCACACCAGATTTTTTTGTATTTGATGGCGATCGCCAACTTGTTTATCGAGGACAACTAGATGATAGCCGCCCTAGTAACGGTAAACCCGTAACAGGTGCAGATTTACGCGCAGCCATTGAAGCAGTGCTAGCGGGTAAACCTGTTACCAGTGAGCAAAAGCCGAGTGTTGGTTGCAATATTAAATGGAAACCAGGAAACCAACCCAGTTATTTTGGTTAA
- a CDS encoding DUF2996 domain-containing protein produces the protein MADPTNHNQAGEVAPSTVDKQAPSVAEEHAPSTDSPEATDIPTANAPDPKAANPEDNPNAAKPAAVPPKREKPAVAAKAAKGEKPPADDDATEEKPAAAAKAPKKEKPPADDDATEEKPAAAAKAPKKEKAPAVENKPFVEFIEQDYLPALQKAIAQKGVQDLQVSFAKQKVPITGFESAEECWQIIGSWSEIGKRQFNLYFPDEDIQGKKGFSCNEGKKPSTFESFLIDERKITLDLLVYGLVQRLDGQKWLGRN, from the coding sequence ATGGCAGACCCAACCAATCACAATCAAGCGGGAGAAGTAGCTCCCAGCACTGTTGACAAGCAAGCTCCTAGTGTGGCTGAAGAACACGCTCCTAGTACAGACTCACCCGAAGCTACAGATATTCCTACTGCCAACGCGCCAGATCCGAAAGCCGCAAATCCCGAAGATAACCCCAATGCTGCTAAACCAGCTGCTGTACCACCCAAGCGAGAAAAACCCGCCGTCGCAGCTAAAGCCGCCAAAGGAGAAAAACCCCCAGCCGACGACGACGCAACAGAAGAAAAACCCGCCGCCGCAGCTAAAGCCCCTAAAAAGGAAAAACCCCCAGCCGACGACGACGCAACAGAAGAAAAACCCGCCGCCGCAGCTAAAGCCCCTAAAAAGGAAAAAGCCCCAGCTGTTGAAAATAAGCCATTTGTAGAGTTCATTGAGCAAGACTACTTGCCAGCTTTACAAAAAGCGATCGCTCAAAAAGGCGTACAAGATTTACAGGTGTCTTTTGCCAAGCAAAAAGTGCCAATTACTGGCTTTGAATCCGCCGAAGAATGCTGGCAAATTATCGGCAGTTGGTCAGAAATTGGTAAGCGTCAGTTTAACCTGTATTTCCCCGATGAAGATATTCAAGGAAAAAAGGGATTTTCTTGTAATGAAGGCAAAAAACCCAGCACTTTTGAGTCATTCTTAATCGATGAACGCAAAATTACCCTCGATTTATTAGTATATGGCTTAGTTCAGCGCTTGGACGGTCAAAAGTGGTTAGGTAGAAATTAG
- a CDS encoding TM2 domain-containing protein has protein sequence MNLENNQQQKDRLLVSYILCAVGFIGVGGLHRFYNGRIVTGLFWLLTGGVFGIGQFVDLFFIPNIVDEYQHNLRLKAGVSPFGVPLNQAVVASQVHRPTGNQLMVKLIEAAESKDGILTVTQGVKFTGASFAEVEATLKEMYKSGYVKIDNDPNTGAVTYHFHEL, from the coding sequence ATGAATCTTGAAAACAATCAGCAGCAAAAAGACCGACTTCTTGTCTCTTATATCTTGTGTGCAGTCGGATTTATCGGGGTGGGAGGATTGCACCGTTTCTACAATGGCAGGATCGTAACTGGTTTGTTTTGGCTGTTGACTGGTGGTGTGTTTGGTATAGGGCAGTTTGTGGATTTGTTCTTTATCCCCAACATAGTTGACGAATACCAACATAACCTGAGATTAAAAGCGGGTGTATCTCCCTTTGGTGTGCCGTTGAATCAAGCAGTGGTTGCTTCTCAAGTCCACCGACCAACAGGCAACCAACTCATGGTGAAACTGATTGAAGCGGCGGAAAGCAAGGATGGTATTTTAACTGTAACTCAAGGGGTGAAGTTCACGGGAGCCAGCTTTGCTGAAGTGGAAGCTACTCTTAAAGAGATGTACAAATCAGGTTATGTAAAAATTGATAACGACCCCAATACTGGAGCCGTTACCTACCATTTCCACGAACTTTAA
- a CDS encoding thymidylate synthase has product MTATGKATQFEYKALYKPNQLIYGLGQTAVITGWTVKQAIAKHLQPEDYAVIGQLYSPTRGINLLIRNLLLNPHVRYLVVLNATKEDLNAGAGECLLDFFHNGVEESLSDTGRRSWVIRSAIPGYIDIEIDINTLEKLRHSVECKEVKSIESAVRQVLSYAELEPLYPWGSKREFPMSIVEPTVLPGPRYGHRIEGKTIAETWVKIIHRIKTTGTIRPTGYDGQWQELIDLMAIVTDEPPNFYFPEPNYLPVDPPFLEEYTSQILDDAPYREGLKYTYGQRLRSWFKDDQIDQVIKKLIGEIDAASAVMNLWDVKDHEKGGSPCLNHIWLRVVDNELSLTATFRSNDMFAAWPANAMGLRALQQHIRDEIAQRSEYGLKMGPLITISQSAHIYDDTWDNAERLIANRYAAIFNQRNYYDPSGNFLIEVDGKEIVITHTTPGSGEVIKSYRGKNPLSLLREICAISPAIQPEHTGYLGIELQKASNCIKSGKAYIQDQ; this is encoded by the coding sequence ATGACAGCAACGGGTAAGGCAACCCAATTCGAGTACAAAGCACTGTACAAGCCTAACCAGCTTATTTATGGTCTAGGTCAGACGGCAGTGATCACAGGATGGACGGTAAAGCAGGCGATCGCTAAACACCTGCAACCCGAAGATTATGCTGTAATTGGGCAACTATATTCGCCCACAAGGGGGATAAATTTACTAATTCGCAATTTGCTGTTGAATCCCCACGTCCGCTATTTAGTTGTTCTCAACGCTACGAAGGAAGACTTGAACGCTGGTGCTGGAGAGTGCTTGCTAGATTTTTTCCATAATGGTGTTGAAGAGAGTCTAAGCGATACTGGGCGCAGATCGTGGGTAATTCGCTCTGCTATTCCTGGTTATATTGATATTGAAATTGATATCAATACATTAGAAAAACTACGTCATTCTGTAGAGTGCAAAGAAGTGAAATCAATAGAGTCGGCAGTTAGGCAAGTTTTGTCTTATGCAGAGTTGGAACCACTTTATCCTTGGGGAAGCAAGAGAGAATTTCCCATGTCTATCGTTGAACCAACTGTTTTGCCAGGGCCACGCTACGGACATCGAATAGAAGGTAAAACTATAGCCGAAACTTGGGTAAAAATTATTCATCGGATTAAGACGACAGGAACAATTAGACCAACTGGCTATGATGGGCAATGGCAAGAATTAATTGATTTAATGGCAATTGTTACTGATGAACCTCCTAATTTCTACTTTCCTGAGCCTAATTATTTGCCAGTTGACCCTCCCTTTCTTGAAGAATATACTTCACAGATTTTAGATGATGCACCCTATCGAGAAGGGTTGAAATATACGTATGGTCAACGTTTGCGTTCCTGGTTTAAGGATGATCAAATTGACCAGGTAATTAAGAAGTTAATTGGAGAAATTGATGCCGCTAGTGCAGTTATGAATTTATGGGATGTAAAAGACCATGAAAAAGGTGGTAGTCCTTGTCTAAATCATATTTGGTTGAGAGTAGTTGATAATGAATTATCACTAACTGCAACTTTTAGAAGTAATGATATGTTTGCTGCATGGCCTGCAAATGCAATGGGATTGAGGGCTTTGCAACAACATATTAGGGATGAAATTGCTCAACGTTCTGAGTATGGCTTGAAAATGGGGCCACTCATAACTATTAGTCAGTCTGCTCATATATATGATGATACCTGGGACAATGCAGAAAGGCTAATTGCAAATCGATACGCTGCAATTTTTAATCAGCGTAACTATTATGACCCCTCTGGCAATTTCCTAATTGAGGTTGATGGCAAAGAGATAGTCATTACTCACACAACCCCTGGTAGTGGTGAGGTGATTAAGTCTTATCGTGGGAAAAATCCCCTTAGCCTACTAAGAGAGATTTGTGCTATCTCTCCAGCAATTCAGCCTGAACATACTGGTTATTTAGGTATCGAACTGCAAAAGGCCAGTAACTGTATTAAAAGTGGCAAGGCTTATATTCAGGATCAGTAA
- a CDS encoding chlorophyll a/b-binding protein, with the protein MRTNTATIDDQGKLNNFAIEPKVYIDDQGDRTGFTPYAEMLNGRLAMIGFVSLIALEVFTGHGIVGVLASL; encoded by the coding sequence ATGCGTACCAACACTGCTACAATTGACGACCAAGGCAAACTGAACAACTTTGCGATCGAGCCAAAAGTTTATATAGATGATCAAGGCGATCGCACTGGTTTCACTCCCTATGCAGAAATGCTTAACGGTCGGTTAGCAATGATTGGTTTTGTCTCTCTGATAGCATTAGAAGTATTCACAGGACACGGTATTGTTGGTGTTTTGGCAAGTCTGTAA
- a CDS encoding type I restriction endonuclease, translating into MGFIEDITKLSEQVRKRADQVVGEEATKMALIVPFLSAIGYDVYDPSEVMPEYVADFAIKKAGQFEKVDYALAINNNIVMLVEAKARGQKAEAHDGQLSRYFNGLLTTKVAIVTNGVEYRFFTDLRDKNVMDKEPFFTFNILEYDTKDIDNLKFFHRDNFEVTAITNHAEEMVYVKGMTQLLGNLLRSPSEEFVRFLVTELGTVAPSYEIKGRITGKIIDKFKPIVKKSIQGSLVELMTRSLTPVIDQPVEPPIDVDIEGGDIQPDPQESKVVTTAEEIEAFEKIKAITQTSTSYNYQLQYKDTVSYFGINLVGKSTWWFLRLYLSSQKKSFVTRLSVDEVKSLASNFEVQEVTASLGDVASKVIISSVSDLDKLTSLILRCYEAEAAKHQTLTPDVIRMEKSA; encoded by the coding sequence ATGGGATTCATTGAAGATATTACCAAGCTGTCTGAACAAGTCCGTAAGCGGGCTGACCAAGTTGTTGGCGAAGAAGCTACTAAGATGGCACTGATTGTTCCTTTTTTGAGTGCTATTGGCTACGATGTCTATGACCCTAGTGAAGTAATGCCGGAATACGTGGCAGATTTTGCTATTAAAAAAGCAGGGCAGTTTGAAAAGGTAGATTACGCCTTAGCTATTAACAATAATATAGTTATGCTCGTAGAGGCAAAAGCCCGTGGTCAAAAAGCTGAAGCACATGATGGGCAACTGAGTCGCTATTTTAATGGACTTTTGACAACAAAAGTAGCTATCGTCACTAATGGGGTTGAGTACCGTTTCTTTACAGACTTGCGTGATAAAAATGTCATGGACAAGGAGCCATTTTTTACTTTTAACATCCTGGAATATGATACCAAAGATATTGATAACCTCAAATTCTTTCACCGTGATAATTTTGAGGTTACAGCTATTACCAACCATGCTGAGGAAATGGTTTATGTAAAAGGCATGACTCAACTTCTAGGAAATCTTTTACGTTCTCCTTCTGAAGAATTTGTTCGCTTTTTAGTGACTGAACTTGGTACAGTTGCTCCTAGTTATGAAATTAAAGGTCGAATTACTGGTAAAATTATTGATAAATTTAAACCAATTGTTAAAAAGTCTATTCAGGGAAGTTTAGTAGAGTTAATGACTCGCTCACTTACTCCAGTAATAGATCAGCCTGTTGAACCTCCAATAGACGTAGATATTGAAGGAGGGGACATACAACCAGATCCTCAAGAATCAAAAGTAGTAACAACTGCTGAAGAAATCGAAGCTTTTGAAAAAATTAAAGCAATTACGCAAACCTCAACGAGTTACAATTATCAACTCCAATACAAAGATACTGTTTCATACTTTGGTATCAATCTTGTTGGCAAAAGTACTTGGTGGTTTCTGCGGCTCTATCTATCTTCGCAGAAAAAAAGTTTTGTTACTCGACTAAGTGTAGATGAAGTAAAGTCGCTAGCTTCAAACTTTGAAGTGCAGGAAGTAACAGCTTCTCTGGGGGATGTCGCATCAAAAGTAATTATTTCCTCTGTCAGTGATTTAGATAAGCTGACATCACTGATTCTCAGATGTTACGAGGCAGAAGCAGCAAAGCATCAAACATTGACTCCAGATGTAATCAGAATGGAAAAATCAGCTTAA
- a CDS encoding nucleoside 2-deoxyribosyltransferase, which yields MSGALTDIKNPAESKALYEKIGLLCEEIGLQAYVPHKQTDPVNNPDISPREVFNQDKYQVSNSDLVIAYLGSLSFGVGMELAFAETNNIPIILLYETGKKISRFPRGIPTVIAEIQFHDHEDALNQLKNILDKWNPEHP from the coding sequence GTGTCTGGTGCTTTAACTGATATAAAAAATCCAGCAGAAAGTAAAGCACTTTATGAAAAAATAGGCTTACTTTGCGAAGAAATTGGTCTTCAAGCCTATGTTCCACACAAACAAACTGATCCGGTAAATAATCCCGATATTAGTCCTCGTGAAGTTTTTAACCAAGATAAGTATCAAGTAAGCAATTCAGACTTAGTTATTGCTTACCTTGGCTCACTATCCTTTGGAGTTGGAATGGAGTTAGCTTTTGCAGAGACAAACAACATTCCTATTATTCTTCTATACGAAACAGGTAAAAAAATATCAAGATTTCCACGCGGCATTCCCACTGTGATTGCTGAAATACAGTTTCACGATCATGAAGATGCTTTGAATCAGCTTAAAAATATTTTGGACAAATGGAACCCAGAACATCCATAG
- a CDS encoding DMT family transporter, with the protein MTRPKKPHRQIHRISGQTYLWLAMLIFGASSAVTRKLTEIGAQHFIGDRNPISLCNVLFVGNLCALILLILIYGRQWNKATLKQLSRKDWVSLTAVAILLGALAPGLIFQALALTGVNNVILVGRLEPPLTLALSVWLLRERVNIWEFLGAIAAFVGVILTIILQPPTETMMNMGSFGLGIGELLAAAASVAIAASTIISKKHLSQIPLGIYSIFRTALGTVIFFFIALVFYGRDHFAGVLSPFLWEWMFLYGGLIVVLGQSFWIKGLKTSTASMASLVSSFGPIVGIIAAYLILGEAPTRPQYIGGSLILVGIFLSQVGTRRQTSSSKVNSTPAQQQVETGMGFKGI; encoded by the coding sequence GTGACTAGACCCAAAAAACCACATCGCCAAATCCATAGAATTTCAGGACAAACATATCTTTGGCTAGCAATGCTAATTTTTGGAGCATCTAGCGCCGTGACTCGGAAACTAACAGAAATTGGTGCTCAACATTTTATCGGCGATCGCAATCCGATTTCTTTGTGTAATGTTTTATTCGTGGGAAACCTTTGCGCTTTGATACTTTTGATCCTAATCTATGGGCGACAGTGGAACAAAGCTACTTTGAAGCAACTTTCAAGAAAGGATTGGGTCAGTCTAACAGCAGTAGCTATTTTATTAGGAGCGTTAGCCCCTGGCTTAATTTTCCAGGCACTGGCACTTACAGGGGTGAACAATGTCATCTTGGTGGGACGCTTGGAACCGCCTCTAACTCTGGCTTTATCAGTCTGGTTATTGAGAGAACGGGTAAATATTTGGGAATTTCTTGGTGCGATCGCAGCTTTTGTTGGTGTTATCCTAACTATTATCCTTCAGCCTCCAACAGAAACCATGATGAACATGGGAAGTTTCGGTTTAGGCATAGGGGAACTTTTGGCCGCAGCTGCATCTGTGGCTATAGCGGCTTCTACGATTATTAGCAAGAAACACCTTTCGCAGATTCCTTTGGGAATCTATAGCATTTTTCGGACTGCACTAGGAACTGTAATCTTTTTCTTTATTGCTTTAGTCTTCTATGGCAGGGATCATTTCGCTGGTGTCCTCTCACCATTCTTGTGGGAGTGGATGTTTCTTTATGGCGGGTTGATTGTGGTGCTAGGCCAGTCTTTTTGGATTAAAGGCTTGAAAACTTCTACTGCTTCTATGGCTTCTTTGGTTAGCTCATTTGGCCCAATTGTGGGAATTATAGCAGCCTATTTAATTTTGGGTGAAGCCCCTACCCGACCTCAATATATTGGCGGTAGCTTGATTTTAGTAGGCATATTCTTGAGCCAAGTTGGTACCAGGCGTCAGACTTCTAGCAGCAAGGTAAATTCTACTCCAGCACAGCAACAAGTAGAAACTGGTATGGGATTCAAAGGGATTTGA
- a CDS encoding deoxycytidylate deaminase has product MQDISLNDEPHQRPTWDEYFLMLAKLTATRSTCLAFPVGAVIVKNKQVVATGYNGSPSGSAHCTAQGYCYPGLSSCDASKTLPSRAVHAEANAIAQAAKHGTSTDGASIYVTLEPCLSCLKLIISAGIKEVFYETSFNSSDKALVRDSFVNEGLVTLKQIQLSQVTAQQSAQFLLNPTSVVRTVRCVNKL; this is encoded by the coding sequence ATGCAAGATATTTCCCTAAACGATGAACCTCATCAAAGACCAACATGGGATGAATACTTTCTCATGTTGGCTAAACTTACAGCAACTCGCTCAACATGTTTAGCCTTTCCAGTGGGTGCCGTGATTGTGAAAAACAAGCAGGTGGTGGCAACAGGTTACAATGGCTCACCATCGGGTTCGGCCCATTGTACAGCTCAAGGATACTGTTATCCGGGATTAAGTAGCTGTGATGCTAGTAAAACTTTACCATCAAGGGCTGTACACGCAGAAGCAAATGCGATCGCACAAGCTGCAAAGCATGGGACTTCTACAGATGGTGCAAGTATTTACGTCACTTTAGAACCTTGTCTGTCTTGTTTGAAATTAATTATCTCCGCAGGAATTAAGGAAGTGTTTTATGAAACTTCTTTCAATAGCAGCGATAAAGCATTAGTGAGAGATTCTTTTGTGAATGAAGGTCTAGTCACCCTTAAACAGATTCAGTTATCTCAAGTAACGGCACAACAATCTGCTCAATTTCTCCTCAATCCGACATCTGTCGTTAGAACAGTAAGGTGTGTTAACAAACTTTAA